A window from Hymenobacter volaticus encodes these proteins:
- a CDS encoding ferritin-like domain-containing protein, which produces MSNNLKKGGDEAEIAKPLYVPIKRRSFFMYAGATAGATALLLSGCDDDDTGGGMPAGTVSLGSGDVGVLNYAYALEQLEAAFYAQIVATPYDGIPADEKAALTAIAKHEEIHREFFKAAITAAAPTMIIPGLTPDFSKINFKDRASVLGAAKTFEDLGVGAYNGAGKLIKDKNYLLLAGKIVSVEARHAAYVRDLITPGSFSASDVVNAAGLDQALDVTTVLTAAQTYIKEKINGDNVGK; this is translated from the coding sequence ATGTCCAACAATCTCAAAAAGGGCGGCGACGAGGCAGAAATTGCCAAGCCGCTTTACGTTCCCATCAAGCGTCGTTCGTTCTTCATGTATGCCGGTGCCACTGCTGGCGCTACGGCTCTGCTCCTTTCTGGCTGCGATGATGACGACACGGGCGGCGGCATGCCTGCTGGTACCGTTAGCTTGGGTTCTGGCGACGTAGGCGTACTCAACTACGCGTATGCTTTGGAGCAGCTAGAAGCCGCTTTCTACGCTCAAATTGTTGCTACCCCTTATGATGGCATACCCGCCGATGAAAAGGCTGCGCTAACCGCTATTGCCAAACACGAAGAAATCCACCGCGAATTCTTCAAAGCAGCCATTACTGCTGCTGCTCCTACCATGATTATCCCCGGTTTGACGCCAGACTTCTCGAAAATTAATTTCAAGGATCGGGCCTCGGTGCTAGGTGCTGCCAAAACGTTCGAAGATTTAGGTGTAGGTGCTTACAACGGTGCTGGCAAGCTTATCAAGGACAAAAACTATCTGCTGCTGGCTGGCAAGATTGTATCCGTGGAGGCTCGTCACGCAGCCTATGTCCGCGACTTGATTACGCCCGGCAGCTTCTCGGCTAGTGATGTAGTTAACGCAGCCGGTCTCGATCAAGCCCTTGATGTAACAACCGTGCTGACTGCAGCACAAACCTACATCAAGGAAAAAATCAACGGCGACAACGTCGGCAAGTAA
- a CDS encoding HIRAN domain-containing protein has protein sequence MAAPNSSALVLLECLVAGTTHRPGLPKYEPQLQIGQRLVLVREADSTYDDWAVRVLTADAEPVWLGYLPEGRNETVARLLDASFPLEARLNHKAWEEEWLHLEIEVLLLPSNQ, from the coding sequence ATGGCCGCTCCCAATTCTTCCGCTCTTGTTTTGCTTGAATGCCTGGTGGCCGGCACCACCCACCGCCCTGGCCTGCCCAAATACGAACCGCAGCTGCAAATTGGGCAGCGCCTAGTGCTAGTGCGCGAGGCCGACAGCACCTACGACGATTGGGCAGTACGCGTTCTGACTGCCGATGCCGAACCCGTGTGGCTCGGTTACTTGCCTGAAGGCCGCAACGAAACCGTGGCCCGGCTCCTGGATGCGAGTTTCCCGCTCGAAGCCCGTCTCAACCACAAAGCCTGGGAAGAAGAATGGCTGCACTTAGAGATTGAAGTGCTGTTGTTACCTAGCAATCAATAA
- a CDS encoding DUF4268 domain-containing protein: MYSKTEVSQIRQAFWTTFGQYMAPVPSAEGVPTNWINYKTGLKHVYFRLHADGRRGSIGIELTHPDAGIRELFFEQFRELQPMLHETLGETWQWEPDTEDANGQSISRIYQELQPVNLFSRDDWPKLISFFKPRLVALDEFWSTAQYAFDDLR; encoded by the coding sequence ATGTACAGCAAAACAGAAGTCTCACAAATTCGCCAAGCCTTTTGGACTACGTTCGGTCAGTATATGGCCCCGGTGCCGTCGGCGGAGGGGGTTCCAACGAACTGGATCAACTACAAAACCGGCCTCAAGCACGTATATTTCCGGTTGCACGCCGACGGGCGTCGCGGTTCTATTGGCATCGAGCTTACGCATCCCGATGCCGGTATCCGTGAATTGTTTTTCGAGCAGTTCCGGGAGCTACAACCCATGCTTCACGAAACATTGGGCGAGACTTGGCAATGGGAACCTGACACCGAAGACGCCAACGGTCAATCTATCAGCCGCATCTACCAGGAACTACAGCCCGTCAACTTATTTAGCCGCGACGATTGGCCTAAGCTCATTTCTTTCTTCAAGCCCCGCTTGGTCGCGCTCGACGAGTTCTGGAGCACTGCGCAGTATGCGTTTGATGATCTACGGTAA
- the ruvB gene encoding Holliday junction branch migration DNA helicase RuvB, with amino-acid sequence MRESYLTGGNDHMDASEKDIDKALRPLSFDDFAGQDKVVENLKVFVAAAKRRGDALDHVLLHGPPGLGKTTLSHIIANELESGIKMTSGPVLDKPSDLAGLLTNLEPHDVLFIDEIHRLNPVVEEYLYSAMEDYRIDIMLDSGPNARSVQITLSPFTLIGATTRSGMLTSPLRARFGISSRLEYYDSKLLTSIVQRSAEILGTPIHEDAAFEIARRSRGTPRIANNLLRRTRDFAQIKGNGTITVEIAQFALNALDVDARGLDDMDKRILTTIIDKFKGGPVGLSTIATACGEEAETIEEVYEPFLIQEGYIKRTSRGREATEHAYQHLGKLMPQHLRGNTGELFS; translated from the coding sequence ATGCGCGAATCTTATCTCACCGGCGGCAACGACCACATGGATGCCTCCGAAAAGGACATTGACAAGGCCCTCCGTCCGCTTTCGTTCGACGACTTCGCGGGACAGGACAAGGTAGTCGAGAACCTGAAAGTGTTTGTGGCGGCTGCCAAGCGTCGTGGCGACGCCCTCGACCACGTGTTGTTGCACGGGCCTCCCGGCTTGGGTAAAACCACCCTATCTCACATCATCGCCAACGAGCTGGAATCCGGCATCAAGATGACCAGCGGCCCGGTGCTCGACAAGCCTTCCGACCTAGCCGGCTTGCTGACCAACCTCGAGCCGCACGATGTACTCTTCATTGACGAAATTCACCGCCTTAACCCGGTGGTGGAAGAATACCTGTACTCCGCCATGGAGGACTACCGCATCGATATCATGCTCGACTCGGGTCCAAACGCGCGTTCCGTACAGATTACGTTGTCGCCCTTCACCCTGATTGGGGCCACTACGCGCTCCGGCATGCTCACCTCGCCGCTGCGGGCTCGTTTCGGCATCAGCTCACGCTTGGAGTACTACGACTCCAAACTGCTGACCAGCATCGTGCAGCGCTCGGCCGAAATCTTGGGCACACCTATTCATGAGGATGCGGCCTTTGAAATCGCGCGCCGCTCGCGTGGTACGCCGCGTATTGCTAACAACTTGCTGCGCCGCACCCGCGACTTTGCTCAGATCAAAGGCAACGGTACTATCACGGTAGAAATAGCCCAGTTTGCGCTAAATGCCCTCGACGTAGACGCCCGTGGCCTTGACGACATGGATAAGCGCATTCTCACCACTATCATCGACAAGTTTAAGGGTGGTCCGGTAGGCCTAAGCACTATTGCAACAGCCTGCGGGGAAGAAGCCGAAACCATCGAGGAAGTGTACGAGCCGTTCCTCATCCAGGAAGGCTACATCAAGCGCACCAGCCGCGGCCGCGAAGCCACCGAGCACGCCTATCAGCACCTCGGTAAGCTCATGCCTCAGCACTTGCGCGGCAACACCGGCGAGTTGTTCAGCTAG
- a CDS encoding ferritin-like domain-containing protein: protein MSTFLSARAMQRRSFFRVAGATLATSTLVLAGCKDDEEPVTPVASNVLRLGVVTSASGAETVTQESQENGVLNYAYLLEQLEAAFYTQVVAAPPADLLSDELAYLTDLRDHELIHREYLKAALGASVYDASLSTPLKFNFSSFTLTTRVGVWTAAQQLEDIGVAAYNGAGKLLTVTTNLLALGKIASVEARHAALVHEVLQSDSFASTIGADGLDDAKTPTEVIELIKTLLPIEVSVAALPTA, encoded by the coding sequence ATGTCAACCTTTCTTTCAGCGCGTGCCATGCAGCGGCGTTCTTTTTTTCGGGTGGCGGGTGCTACCCTAGCTACTTCGACTCTAGTACTAGCGGGCTGCAAAGACGATGAGGAACCGGTTACGCCAGTCGCAAGCAACGTGCTACGACTTGGAGTAGTTACAAGTGCTAGTGGGGCGGAGACAGTAACTCAAGAGAGTCAAGAGAATGGTGTTCTGAACTATGCGTATTTGCTAGAACAGCTCGAAGCTGCTTTCTACACACAAGTGGTAGCCGCCCCACCCGCTGATCTGCTGTCAGATGAATTAGCTTATCTCACCGACTTGCGCGACCATGAGCTTATTCATCGAGAGTATTTGAAAGCGGCTTTGGGTGCATCAGTCTACGACGCTAGCCTGAGCACACCATTAAAATTCAACTTTTCTTCCTTCACCCTTACCACCCGGGTAGGTGTTTGGACGGCGGCCCAACAACTCGAAGACATCGGCGTAGCAGCATACAATGGCGCAGGCAAACTGCTCACTGTAACTACCAACTTACTAGCCCTTGGTAAAATTGCTTCGGTAGAAGCGCGCCATGCTGCCTTGGTTCACGAGGTGTTGCAGTCCGATTCTTTCGCGTCTACGATAGGGGCTGATGGCCTCGACGATGCCAAAACGCCAACCGAAGTTATCGAGTTGATTAAGACCCTTTTGCCCATTGAAGTATCTGTAGCGGCCTTGCCGACTGCCTAA
- a CDS encoding BatD family protein, protein MEKAFCVALNCYHSLYAAFTFQLNYFFLLLLHATAEWCAAAGQAVGVAPAAQAELELGPAALPVTEYFTISFRLRGAALERYSAFPDLEGFKKSGKSSTTTTRIVEGQTTTELTITQRYAAYTEGEIVVKPFTMTINGLTVRSNGLTVRVGPAPTAGAGATTPAGGGLQGIGLLDNLFGKPKPQEYVEPKDNAFLALVPDKTSAFVGEGVHVGLYFYLTPADQGLLDFYNFAGQLPDILQQLRQRTAWEEPFNEQEIVPESVTMGGKPFLRYRLYEAEYYPLNAEPLVFPSVALRMVKYRLAKNPAEGLDNRLEGYKTYLTTARTIRVKPLPPHPLRDLVPVGHYQLREAVNQTTFRTGQAFTYSFGVEGEGNLAAVSAPVVPPKPGLEVYGPDVQQELTRQAGRVGGRKVFTYRLVARQPGKLQLDSLLSLVFFDPTVGRYDTLRAELAPIIRGRCAMPVPSAHPATTRSTKMCFSTPTILYNHSMPTTTYAATPTIFWLFCWGWRSGVGGENVEIACG, encoded by the coding sequence TTGGAAAAGGCTTTTTGCGTAGCTTTGAACTGCTACCACTCGCTTTATGCTGCGTTTACTTTTCAGCTTAATTATTTTTTCCTGCTGCTGCTTCATGCCACCGCTGAGTGGTGCGCAGCAGCCGGCCAAGCCGTCGGGGTAGCACCAGCAGCACAAGCAGAGCTAGAACTAGGGCCTGCGGCACTTCCAGTTACCGAGTATTTCACCATCAGTTTTCGGCTGCGTGGGGCGGCTTTGGAGCGCTATTCCGCTTTCCCCGACTTAGAAGGCTTCAAGAAAAGTGGTAAGTCGAGCACGACAACCACCCGCATAGTAGAAGGCCAAACCACCACTGAACTGACCATTACTCAGCGCTACGCGGCTTACACTGAGGGCGAGATTGTCGTGAAACCGTTCACGATGACTATCAACGGCCTGACGGTGCGCTCCAACGGCCTGACGGTGAGGGTAGGGCCCGCACCAACGGCCGGAGCTGGAGCCACTACACCAGCGGGTGGCGGCTTGCAAGGCATCGGGTTGCTCGACAACTTATTTGGCAAACCGAAACCGCAGGAATACGTGGAGCCGAAAGACAATGCCTTCCTGGCCTTAGTGCCCGACAAAACCAGTGCTTTCGTGGGTGAAGGCGTGCACGTAGGCTTGTATTTCTACCTCACGCCCGCCGACCAAGGCCTGCTCGACTTCTACAACTTTGCCGGACAGTTGCCCGATATTTTGCAACAGCTGCGGCAGCGTACGGCTTGGGAAGAGCCTTTCAATGAGCAAGAGATAGTGCCGGAGTCGGTGACGATGGGCGGTAAGCCTTTTTTGCGCTACCGTCTCTACGAAGCTGAGTACTACCCGCTCAACGCCGAGCCCCTGGTTTTTCCGTCTGTGGCGCTGCGCATGGTGAAATACCGACTGGCCAAAAACCCAGCGGAAGGCCTCGACAACCGCCTCGAAGGATATAAAACCTACCTGACCACAGCTCGCACTATTCGGGTGAAGCCGCTGCCACCTCATCCGTTGCGCGACTTAGTGCCCGTGGGCCATTACCAGCTGCGCGAGGCCGTCAACCAAACCACGTTTCGGACCGGACAGGCCTTTACGTACAGTTTCGGGGTGGAAGGCGAAGGCAACTTGGCGGCGGTTAGCGCCCCGGTTGTGCCGCCCAAGCCAGGTCTGGAGGTATACGGCCCCGATGTGCAGCAAGAACTAACCCGGCAGGCCGGCAGGGTTGGTGGGCGTAAGGTGTTCACCTACCGCTTGGTGGCTCGCCAACCCGGCAAGTTGCAACTCGATAGTCTGCTAAGTCTGGTGTTTTTTGATCCTACGGTTGGCCGGTATGATACGCTCCGTGCTGAATTAGCGCCCATCATTCGGGGCCGGTGCGCAATGCCAGTACCTTCCGCGCACCCAGCGACGACCCGTTCTACCAAAATGTGCTTTTCGACGCCAACAATACTTTACAACCACTCGATGCCTACGACGACGTACGCCGCTACGCCAACTATATTTTGGTTGTTTTGCTGGGGGTGGCGGTCTGGGGTTGGTGGCGAAAACGTTGAAATAGCATGTGGATGA
- a CDS encoding YfbM family protein, whose translation MSMTMTVRKVSDEQLRELLDEPDLILDFVDSPVSANQELDLDKAWHGLHFMLTGSNWDGPEPFAYLLDGGEFVGNEEDHDLGYGPARGLTSIAVSRFAAALAGLSELDFKARYDSATMDELEIYPLDWSKEEKLEEIVEWLTTTFKELRQFVHEAAATNQALLIYM comes from the coding sequence ATGAGCATGACGATGACAGTTAGGAAAGTAAGCGACGAGCAGCTACGCGAGTTACTGGATGAGCCTGATTTGATTCTGGATTTTGTTGATAGTCCGGTTTCCGCCAATCAGGAGTTAGATCTGGACAAAGCATGGCACGGACTTCACTTCATGCTCACAGGTTCAAACTGGGATGGGCCGGAGCCTTTCGCATATTTACTAGATGGCGGCGAGTTCGTCGGTAATGAGGAAGACCATGACTTGGGCTATGGTCCGGCACGTGGGCTGACAAGCATCGCAGTCAGCCGATTCGCTGCGGCGCTGGCTGGTTTGTCCGAATTAGACTTCAAGGCGCGCTACGATAGTGCAACAATGGACGAATTGGAAATCTACCCGTTGGATTGGAGCAAGGAGGAAAAGTTGGAGGAAATAGTGGAATGGCTAACAACCACTTTCAAGGAATTAAGGCAGTTCGTACATGAGGCTGCGGCTACTAACCAAGCATTGCTGATCTATATGTAG
- the aroC gene encoding chorismate synthase: MSNSFGTLFRITTFGESHGPGIGVIVDGCPAGLAVEATDIQAALDRRRPGQSDLTTPRKEADQVEIQSGIFGGYTTGTPISLYIRNQDQASHDYSHIEHAYRPSHADYTYDQKYGRRDYRGGGRSSARETAARVAAGAIAEKFLAHYGIAVQSYVSQVGAVQVPVGYEQLDLALIDSNPVRCPHPETAERMADLIRQTRDRHDTVGGLVTGVITGVPAGLGEPVFDKLHSELGRAMLGINAVKGFEYGSGFAGTLLFGSEHNDTFYTDEAGAVRTRTNHSGGIQGGISNGQDIYFRVAFKPVATILQPQQTLNDQNEEITLAGRGRHDPCVLPRAVPIVDAMTSLVLADMLLRARANKVTE; the protein is encoded by the coding sequence ATGTCTAATTCCTTCGGTACGCTGTTTCGCATTACCACCTTCGGTGAGTCGCATGGGCCGGGTATTGGCGTGATAGTGGATGGCTGCCCAGCAGGGTTGGCAGTAGAAGCCACCGACATTCAGGCGGCGCTGGACCGGCGGCGGCCCGGCCAAAGTGACCTGACTACGCCCCGCAAGGAAGCGGACCAAGTGGAAATTCAGTCGGGTATTTTTGGGGGATACACCACGGGTACGCCCATAAGCCTCTATATCCGCAACCAGGATCAGGCCAGCCACGACTACTCCCACATCGAGCACGCCTACCGCCCCTCGCACGCCGACTACACCTACGACCAGAAATATGGCCGCCGCGACTACCGCGGTGGTGGCCGCAGTTCAGCCCGCGAAACGGCTGCTCGCGTAGCGGCCGGCGCCATAGCCGAAAAGTTTTTGGCACATTACGGCATTGCGGTGCAAAGCTATGTGTCACAAGTAGGTGCTGTGCAGGTACCTGTGGGTTACGAACAACTCGATCTAGCGCTTATTGATAGCAACCCGGTCCGCTGCCCACATCCCGAAACCGCCGAGCGCATGGCCGACCTTATCCGCCAGACCCGCGACCGGCACGACACCGTAGGTGGCCTTGTGACCGGCGTCATAACTGGTGTGCCGGCAGGGCTTGGCGAGCCAGTATTCGATAAGCTGCACTCCGAACTTGGCCGGGCCATGCTCGGCATCAATGCCGTGAAAGGCTTCGAGTACGGTTCTGGCTTCGCCGGCACGCTGCTGTTTGGCTCCGAGCACAACGACACCTTTTATACCGACGAAGCCGGCGCCGTACGCACCCGCACCAATCACTCGGGTGGTATCCAAGGAGGTATCAGCAACGGGCAAGACATCTATTTCCGCGTTGCTTTCAAGCCGGTAGCTACCATTTTGCAGCCTCAGCAAACCCTCAACGACCAAAACGAGGAAATCACGCTGGCTGGCCGGGGCCGCCACGACCCTTGTGTGCTACCACGCGCTGTGCCCATCGTCGACGCCATGACCAGCCTTGTGCTGGCCGATATGCTGCTACGGGCCCGGGCTAATAAAGTGACGGAGTAA
- a CDS encoding acyl-CoA dehydrogenase family protein, translating into MSSQADVLSPQAKATKVHGSTNAAGFTDYFDLDGLLTEEHKLIRQSIRDFVKKEISPNIEKWAQDAHFPSEIVKKFGDVGAFGPTIPTEYGGGGLDYISYGLIMQEIERGDSGMRSTASVQGSLVMFPIYAYGSEEQRRKYLPKLASGEWLGCFGLTEPDHGSNPGGMVTKLEDKGDYYLLNGAKLWISNSPEAQLAVVWAKDDNGRIRGVIVERGMEGFSTPEIHNKWSLRASTTGELVFEDVRIPKENVLPNIDGLKGPLSCLDSARFGIAWGAIGAAIDCYESALKYSLERTQFGKPIGGFQLQQKKLAEMLTEITKAQLMAWRLGTLKNEGKATSAQISMAKRNSVDMALHIAREARQIHGGMGITGEYPIMRHMMNLESVITYEGTHDIHLLITGADITGIQAFK; encoded by the coding sequence ATGTCTTCGCAAGCTGACGTCCTCTCGCCCCAGGCCAAAGCCACCAAAGTCCACGGTTCCACCAACGCCGCCGGCTTCACCGATTACTTCGACCTCGACGGCCTGCTCACCGAAGAGCACAAGCTGATTCGCCAGAGCATCCGCGACTTTGTAAAAAAGGAAATCAGCCCCAACATCGAGAAGTGGGCGCAGGACGCGCACTTTCCTTCCGAAATCGTCAAGAAGTTCGGCGACGTAGGCGCCTTCGGCCCCACCATCCCCACCGAGTACGGCGGCGGTGGCCTCGACTACATCAGCTACGGCCTGATCATGCAGGAAATCGAGCGGGGCGACTCGGGCATGCGTTCCACAGCCTCGGTCCAGGGTTCGTTGGTGATGTTCCCGATCTACGCTTATGGTTCCGAAGAGCAGCGCCGCAAGTACCTGCCCAAGTTAGCGTCCGGCGAGTGGCTCGGGTGCTTCGGGCTCACCGAACCTGACCACGGCTCCAACCCCGGCGGCATGGTAACTAAGCTCGAAGACAAAGGCGACTATTACCTGCTGAACGGCGCCAAGCTCTGGATCAGTAATTCGCCCGAAGCGCAACTAGCCGTCGTGTGGGCTAAGGACGACAATGGCCGCATCCGGGGCGTAATAGTGGAGCGCGGTATGGAAGGCTTCAGCACCCCCGAAATCCACAACAAGTGGAGCCTACGCGCCAGCACCACGGGCGAGTTGGTGTTCGAGGATGTGCGCATTCCCAAAGAAAACGTGCTGCCCAACATCGACGGCCTCAAAGGCCCCTTGTCCTGCCTCGATTCCGCCCGTTTCGGCATTGCCTGGGGTGCCATCGGTGCCGCCATCGACTGTTACGAGTCGGCTCTGAAGTACTCGCTGGAGCGCACGCAGTTCGGCAAACCCATCGGGGGCTTCCAGTTGCAACAGAAGAAGCTAGCCGAAATGCTGACCGAAATCACCAAAGCGCAACTGATGGCCTGGCGCCTCGGCACGCTCAAAAATGAAGGCAAAGCCACCAGCGCCCAAATTAGCATGGCCAAGCGCAACTCTGTGGATATGGCCTTGCATATAGCCCGCGAAGCTCGCCAGATCCACGGCGGCATGGGCATCACCGGCGAATATCCTATCATGCGCCACATGATGAATCTGGAATCTGTCATCACTTACGAAGGCACCCACGATATCCACCTGCTCATCACCGGCGCCGATATTACGGGTATCCAGGCGTTCAAATAA
- the queG gene encoding tRNA epoxyqueuosine(34) reductase QueG, whose translation MLPSAHYTAFIKQRAAELGFMYCGISKAEFLEEEAPRLENWLNRNMHGQMGYMANHFDKRLDPRLLVEGAKSVISLLLNYYPPEETQQPDDTLKVSKYAYGRDYHFVIKDKLKTLLAAIQEEIGEVGGRVFVDSAPVMDKAWAKRSGAGWMGKNTNLITPGAGSFYFIAELIIDLELEYDGPIKDYCGTCTKCVDACPTGAITEPYVVDGSKCISYFTIELKDQIPREVEGKFGNWVFGCDICQDVCPWNRFSKPHQEPQFTPHPGLKDLRPGDWQEITHELFSELFRQSAVKRTGYAGLQRNIRFVTDDK comes from the coding sequence ATGCTCCCCAGCGCTCACTATACTGCCTTTATCAAGCAACGCGCGGCGGAGCTGGGCTTTATGTATTGCGGTATTTCGAAAGCTGAGTTTCTAGAAGAAGAAGCGCCGCGCCTCGAAAATTGGCTGAATCGCAACATGCACGGCCAGATGGGTTACATGGCCAATCACTTCGATAAGCGCCTCGATCCACGTTTGCTGGTGGAGGGTGCGAAGTCGGTGATTTCGTTGCTGCTCAACTACTACCCGCCCGAGGAAACTCAGCAGCCCGACGATACGCTCAAAGTAAGTAAGTACGCCTACGGCCGCGACTATCACTTCGTCATCAAAGACAAGCTGAAAACGCTGTTGGCGGCTATCCAGGAGGAAATAGGGGAAGTAGGCGGCCGGGTATTCGTTGATTCGGCCCCGGTAATGGACAAAGCTTGGGCCAAGCGGAGCGGAGCGGGCTGGATGGGCAAAAATACCAACCTGATCACGCCCGGTGCGGGCTCTTTCTACTTTATAGCCGAACTGATTATAGATCTGGAGCTGGAATACGACGGTCCCATCAAAGACTATTGTGGTACCTGCACTAAGTGCGTTGATGCCTGCCCTACCGGCGCTATCACCGAGCCTTACGTGGTAGACGGCAGCAAATGCATTAGCTACTTTACCATCGAGCTAAAAGACCAGATACCTCGTGAAGTGGAAGGTAAATTTGGCAATTGGGTGTTCGGCTGCGACATCTGCCAGGATGTATGCCCCTGGAACCGATTCTCTAAGCCCCACCAGGAACCGCAATTCACCCCGCATCCGGGCCTGAAAGACCTGCGCCCCGGCGACTGGCAGGAAATTACGCACGAGCTATTCTCGGAGCTATTTCGGCAGTCGGCGGTGAAGCGGACTGGATATGCCGGGCTACAACGGAATATACGCTTTGTAACGGACGACAAATAA
- a CDS encoding ferritin-like domain-containing protein produces MNILKLLADLAATTPDQFEQPAVRRDALNELGRFGAKTLAAALPLGLASVPALARDTRTILDSLLLALRLERLQNAFYTQALAAPATFFPADASIRASIVKIQAHQQQHATLLVRLISTSNGDVPALPRYDFTGSKNNTQAALFPSVFSNFDEFLRLAQLLEDTAVRAYKAMVEFLVQDNYILQTALQIHSTESRHASRIRTIRRQRGAVVKSWPSPADADITVANKTAVVYATEHATNQLLADYTSVPFRLLPIGSGPNLLTQSVPEAFDEPLAADSVDGLLNLFTL; encoded by the coding sequence ATGAATATTCTGAAGCTTCTGGCCGATTTGGCCGCCACTACTCCCGACCAGTTCGAACAACCTGCCGTGCGGCGCGATGCCCTTAATGAGCTAGGTCGGTTCGGGGCGAAAACACTTGCTGCTGCCTTGCCATTGGGGCTAGCGAGCGTACCAGCTCTGGCCCGCGACACACGCACCATTCTAGATTCGTTGCTGCTTGCCTTGCGGCTGGAGCGGCTGCAAAACGCTTTCTATACGCAAGCACTAGCCGCCCCAGCTACTTTCTTTCCTGCCGATGCCAGCATTCGAGCATCGATTGTAAAGATACAGGCGCACCAACAGCAGCATGCCACCCTGTTGGTACGTCTCATCAGCACTTCTAATGGCGACGTGCCCGCCTTACCTAGGTACGATTTTACGGGCAGCAAAAACAACACCCAGGCAGCCCTCTTCCCAAGCGTGTTCAGCAATTTCGACGAGTTTCTGAGGCTGGCCCAGCTGCTCGAAGACACAGCAGTACGCGCGTACAAGGCCATGGTGGAGTTCCTAGTGCAGGACAACTACATCTTGCAAACTGCTTTGCAGATCCATTCCACTGAAAGCCGGCACGCTTCCCGCATCCGTACCATACGGCGCCAGCGCGGAGCCGTAGTTAAGTCGTGGCCCAGCCCCGCCGATGCTGACATTACGGTGGCCAACAAAACTGCCGTTGTGTATGCCACTGAGCATGCCACTAATCAATTGTTAGCCGACTATACATCGGTGCCTTTCCGGTTGTTGCCCATTGGGTCTGGCCCCAACCTCCTAACGCAAAGCGTACCCGAAGCTTTCGACGAACCGTTGGCAGCTGATAGCGTAGATGGGCTGCTCAACTTATTCACGCTGTAA
- a CDS encoding ferritin-like domain-containing protein, whose translation MNLFQIISELEKVDPEIMDRLTHRRSAFTALGNFGKKLALAAAPIAIGSAFNKAVGQNTLMGVNEVFNYALLLERLEYSFYDQALKAATLTVPLTGIARTAIETIRGHEQAHVALLTAALGTNANPAPANGFDFGNAFATYESFLIFAQAFEDTGVRAYKGQAGNIDASLNPTIGGAQYNLLQTALQIHSVEARHAAHIRVMRRGATAGNQTNIFPWIINAEPNGVPAGVYGAGNPVATFPTEGNLVQGGLTLTSVGGKTYTAEDVSAAFDEALDSTTVTNIARSVVKF comes from the coding sequence ATGAACCTGTTTCAAATAATTTCCGAGTTGGAAAAGGTGGATCCTGAAATCATGGACCGCCTCACGCATCGCCGTAGCGCCTTCACTGCCCTCGGCAACTTTGGCAAAAAGCTGGCTCTAGCTGCTGCTCCTATTGCTATCGGCTCGGCCTTCAACAAGGCAGTAGGCCAAAACACTTTGATGGGCGTAAATGAAGTGTTCAACTATGCGCTGCTTCTGGAGCGTCTGGAATACAGCTTCTACGACCAAGCGCTGAAGGCCGCTACTCTTACTGTTCCCCTAACTGGTATTGCCCGTACAGCTATCGAAACGATTCGCGGTCATGAGCAAGCACACGTAGCATTGTTGACTGCTGCCCTTGGCACTAATGCCAATCCAGCTCCGGCCAATGGTTTTGATTTTGGTAACGCTTTCGCTACCTATGAGAGCTTCCTGATATTTGCTCAAGCATTCGAGGACACGGGCGTACGAGCATATAAAGGCCAAGCTGGTAACATCGATGCTTCATTGAACCCAACAATTGGTGGTGCTCAATATAATTTACTGCAAACTGCCCTCCAGATTCACTCGGTAGAAGCTCGCCACGCCGCACATATCCGCGTTATGCGCCGGGGTGCTACTGCTGGCAACCAGACGAACATCTTCCCGTGGATTATCAACGCCGAACCGAACGGGGTTCCTGCAGGAGTATATGGTGCTGGTAACCCGGTAGCTACTTTCCCTACTGAAGGCAATCTGGTACAAGGTGGTCTTACGCTTACCTCAGTAGGTGGCAAGACCTATACGGCCGAAGATGTAAGCGCTGCGTTTGACGAAGCGCTTGATAGCACGACCGTAACAAACATTGCGCGTTCGGTAGTGAAGTTCTAA